A genomic segment from Tuwongella immobilis encodes:
- a CDS encoding cysteine desulfurase family protein — METIYLDHHATTPMRPEVWDAMRPFACELFGNPASAHQVGRKARQALEDARELVATCLGASPDEVIFTSGATEANNLAILGLAGDSPGQILGSRIEHPCVVEPLLQLANRGWRVEWMTPGLDGVIPLEMILKRHLHADTRLIALMAVNHETGAIQPVRELGRNLPRGTRWHCDAAQAAGKFPIHFRQWGCTSLTISAHKFAGPKGVGALLLRAGQPLKPLTLGGHQQQGRRPGTESVALAVGLATALQLAVHEMESNRIQLCQLRRRLADGLAELGAIVQSPPMNSEPELIAGLSSPAVLNVAFPEFPADLLLMKLDLAGIACSTGSACASGSLRPSAVLEAMQLPVKQLRSSLRFSLAPSLTPHLIDEALFRIRKVIASLRQADADL; from the coding sequence ATGGAAACGATCTACTTGGATCACCACGCAACCACCCCCATGCGACCCGAAGTCTGGGATGCAATGCGACCATTTGCATGCGAATTATTCGGGAATCCGGCCAGTGCCCATCAAGTCGGTCGGAAAGCCCGACAAGCCTTGGAAGATGCCCGCGAGTTGGTGGCGACCTGTTTGGGGGCTTCACCCGACGAGGTGATCTTCACCAGCGGCGCGACCGAAGCGAACAACTTGGCCATTCTCGGACTCGCAGGCGATTCTCCGGGGCAGATCCTCGGAAGTCGAATCGAGCATCCCTGTGTGGTTGAGCCGTTGTTGCAATTGGCGAATCGCGGGTGGCGGGTGGAGTGGATGACGCCGGGATTGGATGGCGTGATTCCGTTGGAGATGATTCTCAAGCGGCACCTGCATGCCGATACTCGTTTGATTGCGCTGATGGCTGTCAATCACGAAACTGGGGCGATTCAGCCGGTGCGGGAATTAGGTCGCAATCTGCCGCGAGGCACGCGCTGGCATTGCGATGCGGCCCAAGCTGCGGGGAAATTCCCGATCCATTTCCGGCAATGGGGATGCACCAGCCTGACGATTAGTGCCCACAAGTTCGCCGGTCCCAAGGGCGTGGGGGCACTGCTATTGCGCGCCGGGCAGCCGCTCAAACCGTTGACGTTGGGCGGACATCAGCAACAGGGCCGACGACCGGGGACCGAATCAGTCGCGCTCGCGGTCGGGTTGGCCACCGCGCTGCAACTGGCGGTCCATGAGATGGAATCGAACCGGATTCAGCTTTGTCAGCTTCGCAGACGATTGGCCGATGGTTTGGCCGAACTGGGGGCCATTGTGCAATCGCCGCCGATGAATTCGGAGCCGGAGTTGATCGCCGGATTATCGTCGCCGGCGGTGTTGAATGTCGCGTTTCCCGAATTTCCCGCCGATCTGTTGCTGATGAAGCTCGATTTGGCCGGCATCGCCTGTTCGACCGGGTCGGCATGCGCCTCCGGTTCCTTGCGACCGTCCGCCGTGTTGGAAGCGATGCAACTTCCCGTCAAGCAATTGCGATCGTCGTTGCGGTTTAGTTTGGCCCCATCGTTGACCCCCCATTTGATCGACGAAGCGCTGTTTCGCATTCGCAAGGTCATCGCATCGCTGCGGCAGGCGGATGCGGATCTGTAA
- a CDS encoding zinc-dependent metalloprotease → MTWSRLIAAWLLLCGCLVTPSFAQSPDKKFEDFEKVVKGGKEYPGLFTLHQVEERLFMEIRPDQFDKPLLAPIAIAKGAGRGGETLNFEEQWVLLFRRVGDRVFVVRRNVRFQSRRDVPVAMAVETTYSDSVLMAVPIRTISPRGAVVIDLANIFFTDFGQLGIGFLDRDRTVWHKVKSFKQNIELEVAATFNTGGRGGDDAIIDNRGTTVIIHYGLVQLPEAGYQPRLADDRVGHFLTVVKDFTNDNKDNAYVRYVNRWRLERADGSIWKDGAKLVPPKKRIVFWIEKSVPDEYRAAVREGILEWNKAFEKIGFRDAIEVRQQENEEFEPEDINYNTFRWIASDQGFAIGPSRANPLTGELMDADILFDASMVRFYKQERQLFRNEHGEFVEPASVIEATRNGWNLLPPGSWDERNAPAAIVAARQRSARQGYCQCASHKTSQLGMAMMALAIRDGMKPGEPLTDEMIQQAVKEVTMHEVGHTLGLRHNFKASTMLKNEQLHDTSITRKQGLVGSVMDYSPVNLAPKGVKQGDYFTTTLGPYDYWAIEYAYKPLMGGTEGELSELAKIAERGATPGLDYGTDEDKFNTSDPLVNTWDLGADLLKFASDRMSLADELVKGLADRVVDKGESYQRVRQAFSMMLKQYGDSAYLASRYVGGELLHRDHKGDPNGRDPLEPIPAAKQREALKFLADRILTDKPFQYPPELLRKLGADRWSHWGDAGANNSPDFPLNQRILSIQITALDNLLGGAKLSRVQELANKAAKGEQPLQVAEIFRVTSESVWADLPKGDKPGTTTSTLIRRNLQREHLKRLASMSLGKAAASLDLFSVLRGMGATGSVPADAKSLARMHLRELDKRIDMALNATKDQPDDATRAHYEECKDVITKVLGASLNANQP, encoded by the coding sequence ATGACGTGGTCTCGTCTGATAGCGGCCTGGTTGCTGCTGTGCGGGTGCCTGGTCACCCCCAGTTTCGCTCAATCCCCCGACAAGAAATTCGAAGATTTCGAGAAAGTCGTCAAAGGCGGGAAAGAATATCCCGGCCTGTTTACCTTGCATCAGGTGGAAGAACGCCTGTTCATGGAAATTCGTCCCGATCAGTTCGACAAGCCGCTGTTGGCGCCGATTGCGATTGCCAAAGGTGCGGGGCGGGGCGGTGAAACGCTCAACTTCGAGGAACAATGGGTGCTGTTGTTCCGTCGTGTGGGCGACCGTGTGTTCGTGGTGCGTCGCAACGTGCGATTCCAATCGCGGCGGGATGTGCCAGTGGCGATGGCGGTGGAAACCACCTACTCCGACAGCGTGCTGATGGCGGTGCCGATTCGCACGATCAGCCCCCGTGGCGCGGTGGTGATCGATCTGGCAAACATCTTCTTCACCGATTTTGGCCAACTGGGAATCGGTTTCTTGGATCGAGATCGAACGGTTTGGCACAAGGTCAAATCATTCAAGCAAAATATCGAATTGGAAGTGGCCGCGACGTTCAACACGGGCGGACGTGGTGGCGATGATGCGATTATTGACAATCGCGGCACCACGGTCATCATCCATTATGGCTTGGTGCAATTGCCCGAAGCGGGCTACCAGCCGCGACTTGCGGATGATCGCGTCGGGCACTTTCTGACGGTCGTGAAAGATTTCACCAACGATAACAAAGACAATGCCTATGTGCGATATGTCAATCGTTGGCGGTTGGAACGGGCGGATGGTTCGATTTGGAAAGACGGCGCGAAGTTGGTGCCGCCCAAAAAGCGGATCGTCTTCTGGATCGAAAAATCGGTTCCGGATGAATATCGTGCGGCCGTGCGAGAAGGCATTCTGGAATGGAATAAAGCGTTTGAGAAAATCGGCTTCCGGGATGCGATCGAAGTTCGCCAGCAAGAAAATGAAGAATTCGAACCGGAAGACATCAACTACAATACATTCCGATGGATTGCGAGCGATCAGGGCTTTGCCATCGGGCCGTCGCGTGCCAATCCGTTGACCGGCGAGTTGATGGATGCGGATATTTTGTTCGATGCGAGCATGGTTCGCTTCTACAAGCAAGAACGCCAATTGTTCCGCAACGAACACGGCGAATTTGTGGAGCCGGCCAGTGTGATCGAAGCGACGCGAAACGGGTGGAATTTGCTTCCGCCGGGAAGCTGGGATGAGCGCAATGCCCCGGCGGCGATTGTGGCCGCTCGTCAACGGTCGGCACGGCAAGGGTATTGTCAGTGTGCCAGCCACAAGACCAGTCAGCTGGGCATGGCGATGATGGCGTTGGCGATTCGGGACGGGATGAAGCCCGGCGAACCGCTGACCGACGAAATGATTCAACAAGCGGTCAAAGAAGTGACCATGCACGAAGTGGGCCACACGTTGGGACTTCGTCATAACTTCAAGGCCAGCACGATGTTGAAGAACGAACAGCTCCACGATACCAGCATCACCCGCAAACAGGGGTTGGTGGGATCGGTGATGGATTATTCGCCGGTGAATCTCGCGCCCAAGGGCGTGAAGCAGGGCGATTACTTCACCACGACATTGGGACCGTACGATTATTGGGCCATTGAGTACGCCTACAAGCCGCTGATGGGCGGAACCGAAGGCGAACTGTCCGAGTTGGCCAAGATTGCCGAGCGCGGAGCCACGCCGGGGCTGGATTACGGGACCGATGAGGACAAGTTCAATACCTCCGATCCGTTGGTGAATACCTGGGATTTGGGTGCGGATCTGCTCAAATTCGCCAGTGATCGCATGAGCTTGGCGGATGAACTGGTCAAAGGTTTGGCTGATCGTGTGGTGGATAAGGGCGAAAGCTATCAGCGTGTTCGGCAAGCCTTTTCCATGATGCTGAAGCAATACGGAGATTCGGCGTATTTGGCCTCGCGGTATGTGGGCGGCGAACTGCTGCACCGCGATCACAAAGGCGATCCGAATGGTCGAGATCCGCTGGAACCGATTCCTGCCGCCAAGCAGCGGGAAGCGTTGAAGTTCCTGGCCGATCGCATTCTCACGGATAAGCCGTTCCAGTATCCGCCGGAATTGCTGCGGAAACTGGGTGCGGATCGCTGGTCGCATTGGGGCGATGCCGGTGCGAATAATTCGCCGGATTTCCCGCTGAATCAGCGAATCCTGAGTATTCAGATCACGGCACTGGACAATCTGCTGGGTGGTGCCAAGTTGAGCCGAGTGCAAGAGTTGGCCAACAAAGCCGCGAAGGGGGAACAGCCGCTGCAAGTTGCGGAAATCTTCCGGGTGACCAGCGAGAGTGTCTGGGCCGATCTGCCCAAGGGGGATAAGCCCGGCACGACGACTTCGACGCTGATTCGCCGCAATCTGCAACGGGAACATCTGAAGCGATTGGCGAGCATGTCGTTGGGCAAAGCCGCCGCCAGCTTGGATCTGTTCTCGGTTCTGCGTGGCATGGGGGCGACCGGGAGTGTGCCCGCCGACGCCAAGAGCCTGGCCCGGATGCACCTGCGGGAGTTGGATAAGCGAATCGATATGGCGCTGAATGCCACCAAAGACCAACCGGACGATGCCACCCGAGCGCACTATGAAGAGTGCAAGGATGTCATCACCAAGGTGTTGGGGGCATCGCTGAACGCCAATCAGCCGTAA
- a CDS encoding response regulator: MSWNLDPVSTPPGGVKANRGKPTPGVLGELQAAGEINILILDDDVATCSLIQAALTNKDFTIEMISDPTQVEECLKLQGRYQLILLDYVLPGLEADQVFGWIRDYQPDASIIVITGYPSVDSALSCLRNRTYDYLTKPFQIDQLREIVLRCLKNKGLLRMTDAALREALGTAIRNRRKGLNLTLQELSAKTEVSLGYLSQIELGKNSASIETLYRISLALGVRMGDLFSTIQRG; the protein is encoded by the coding sequence ATGAGTTGGAATCTGGATCCCGTTTCGACGCCGCCGGGCGGTGTGAAGGCAAACCGCGGTAAACCGACGCCTGGTGTGTTGGGGGAACTGCAAGCGGCGGGTGAAATCAACATTCTGATTTTGGATGATGATGTGGCGACGTGCAGCCTGATTCAGGCCGCGTTGACCAACAAAGATTTCACCATTGAAATGATCTCCGATCCGACTCAGGTGGAAGAGTGCCTGAAACTTCAGGGGCGATACCAACTGATTTTGTTGGATTATGTGCTGCCTGGCTTGGAAGCGGATCAAGTGTTTGGTTGGATTCGCGATTATCAACCGGATGCCAGCATTATTGTGATTACCGGGTATCCATCGGTCGATTCGGCGCTGAGCTGCTTGCGAAATCGGACGTATGATTATCTGACCAAGCCGTTCCAAATCGATCAACTTCGGGAAATTGTGCTGCGCTGCCTGAAGAACAAAGGTCTGCTGCGGATGACCGATGCGGCGTTGCGCGAAGCCTTGGGGACGGCGATTCGGAATCGTCGCAAGGGGCTAAATCTGACGCTGCAAGAACTGTCGGCGAAGACGGAAGTTTCGCTGGGGTACTTGTCGCAGATTGAGCTGGGCAAGAACTCCGCGTCGATTGAGACGCTGTACCGCATTAGCCTGGCGTTGGGAGTGCGGATGGGGGATTTGTTCTCGACGATCCAACGCGGGTAA
- a CDS encoding ATP-binding protein: MEQAIGYLPQLLHDRPEANALELVASDLLEGLQGRALWLRWPHSESPTLEIALGDDSSPPQFPSPNVANWGNRHVCSQSQGTQVFVPLPVVGRDAGILGVQLPATVSWDSRDFAIFETVAKLLGASPILGRRLGGVIDQSRLLQRLNDAAVICGRMAHDFDNILTGILGFTDLTMPMIPPGSQIAHFLTEVSKAGQRGIVFTQQLHQLSRAGNLKPQPGNLGVILTREEARLRPILKADQRLEYRLPSDLPNVALEATPLQSVIGHLLDNAIEAVPWSGTLTVSARSVELDARAAESYLGRVQAGPMVEVTIQDCGPGIKPEHRSRLFAEPFFTTKVRHRGLGLAIVYRILYGHFGGIRLEPRPDRGTVARVVLPLTTQRLSNSGAVPQVKLGTPSGVVS, from the coding sequence ATGGAACAGGCAATTGGCTACTTGCCCCAATTACTTCACGATCGTCCTGAGGCGAATGCGTTAGAGTTGGTCGCATCGGACTTGTTGGAGGGGTTGCAAGGTCGCGCGCTGTGGTTGCGGTGGCCGCATTCGGAATCGCCGACGTTGGAGATTGCGTTGGGCGATGATTCGAGCCCGCCGCAATTTCCGTCCCCGAATGTGGCGAATTGGGGGAATCGGCATGTGTGCTCGCAATCGCAGGGGACGCAAGTCTTTGTGCCACTACCGGTTGTGGGACGCGATGCGGGAATTTTGGGCGTGCAGTTACCAGCGACGGTGTCCTGGGATTCCCGCGATTTTGCCATATTTGAAACAGTCGCCAAACTGTTGGGGGCTTCACCCATCCTGGGGCGTCGCTTGGGTGGGGTGATCGATCAATCGCGATTATTGCAACGATTGAACGATGCCGCGGTGATTTGTGGCCGGATGGCCCATGATTTTGACAATATTTTGACGGGGATTCTCGGTTTCACCGACTTGACGATGCCGATGATTCCGCCTGGCTCGCAGATTGCGCATTTTCTGACCGAAGTGAGCAAAGCCGGGCAACGCGGGATCGTGTTCACGCAGCAACTGCATCAATTGAGTCGGGCGGGCAATTTGAAGCCGCAACCGGGGAATCTGGGTGTGATTCTGACCCGAGAAGAGGCGCGGCTGCGTCCGATCTTGAAAGCGGATCAGCGATTAGAATATCGATTGCCGAGCGATCTTCCGAATGTGGCTTTGGAAGCGACGCCGTTGCAAAGTGTGATCGGGCATTTGTTGGATAATGCGATTGAGGCGGTCCCCTGGAGTGGGACGTTGACGGTGTCGGCGCGGTCGGTGGAGTTGGATGCCCGGGCTGCCGAGTCGTATTTGGGTCGGGTGCAAGCGGGGCCGATGGTGGAAGTGACGATCCAGGATTGCGGGCCGGGGATTAAGCCGGAGCATCGCAGTCGGCTCTTTGCGGAGCCGTTTTTCACGACCAAAGTTCGACACCGCGGGCTTGGATTGGCGATTGTGTATCGCATTTTGTATGGGCATTTCGGGGGCATTCGTCTGGAGCCACGCCCAGATCGGGGGACGGTGGCACGGGTGGTGCTTCCGTTGACAACACAGCGGTTGTCCAATTCCGGTGCTGTTCCCCAAGTGAAACTTGGTACCCCCTCGGGAGTTGTGTCATGA
- a CDS encoding HEAT repeat domain-containing protein: MLMVPRNVLGCLVLLTGMMTLPQPVSAQDDPVILERKVSEWIEMLRNDKSARKRQGAVLALSRYGATEKAVLPVMRKALQEDSSPLVRERIVTAFASLMGDAGRLVAEDLIRTLKQDQDANVRLRTAKALGVQPEAFPDAPPVLLERLGDPDARVRAACAEAIWRYDSAAAKAKEPLLKLTADMDATVRASAALALGRIIVESEAVVPTLARLAGNDPELAVRMEAVRSLGFWKESARGASPELLRALNDSAVSLRQEAMLSLGKIVPMSPDAVLAVMERMRTDTDSSVKVFGVRTLSNLTQRDPAKMVPFLTERLDKETNGDLRLAIIDELRSFGAAAKLAIPSLQSARRDAQTVVREAAAQAIQAIEKPAPKQP, encoded by the coding sequence ATGTTGATGGTTCCACGCAACGTGCTGGGATGTCTCGTTTTGCTGACGGGGATGATGACCCTGCCGCAACCAGTGTCTGCGCAAGACGATCCGGTGATTTTGGAACGCAAAGTCAGCGAGTGGATCGAAATGTTGCGCAACGATAAGAGTGCCCGGAAGCGGCAGGGGGCGGTACTCGCATTATCGCGTTATGGTGCGACCGAGAAAGCCGTGTTGCCCGTGATGCGAAAAGCCCTGCAAGAGGATAGCAGCCCGCTGGTGCGTGAGCGGATTGTTACCGCATTTGCGTCATTGATGGGCGATGCGGGGCGGCTGGTGGCCGAAGATTTGATTCGGACACTGAAGCAAGATCAGGATGCGAATGTTCGGTTGCGAACGGCCAAAGCATTGGGCGTTCAGCCGGAAGCCTTCCCGGACGCGCCACCGGTGTTGTTGGAGCGACTCGGCGATCCTGATGCCCGCGTTCGTGCCGCATGTGCTGAAGCAATTTGGCGTTACGACTCGGCCGCGGCGAAGGCCAAAGAGCCATTGTTGAAATTGACCGCTGATATGGATGCGACCGTGCGAGCGTCGGCTGCGTTGGCATTGGGGCGAATCATCGTGGAATCGGAAGCTGTGGTTCCGACATTGGCACGATTGGCCGGGAATGATCCGGAGTTGGCCGTTCGGATGGAGGCCGTTCGCAGCTTGGGGTTCTGGAAGGAGTCGGCCCGGGGGGCGAGTCCAGAATTGCTTCGGGCATTGAATGATTCTGCGGTGTCGCTGCGTCAAGAGGCGATGCTGAGTCTTGGTAAGATTGTGCCCATGTCGCCGGATGCTGTGCTGGCCGTGATGGAACGGATGCGAACCGATACGGATTCGAGTGTGAAAGTGTTTGGCGTCCGCACGTTGAGCAATTTGACGCAACGTGATCCGGCCAAGATGGTTCCATTTCTCACCGAACGATTAGACAAGGAGACGAATGGCGATCTCCGCTTGGCGATCATCGACGAGTTGCGGAGTTTTGGTGCCGCCGCAAAATTAGCGATTCCGTCGTTGCAATCGGCGAGACGGGACGCCCAGACCGTGGTGCGCGAAGCCGCCGCACAAGCGATTCAGGCGATTGAGAAGCCGGCACCGAAGCAGCCGTAA
- the tyrS gene encoding tyrosine--tRNA ligase encodes MAMLSVEEQLERIQRGADQIEPFADFKRKLERSVATGKPLRIKYGIDPTGIDVHLGHTVPLRKLRLFQELGHQAVLIIGNYTALVGDPSGRDQTRARLTQEQVEANAQDYLKQVAKVIDIERTEVRYNGEWFGKYSFLDVLSLTSKITIQRMLERDDFTKRFRSEPSIPIYLHECLYPLMQGQDSVDIQADVELGGSEQLFNLMMGRRLQQEAGQEPQICLTLPILRGLDGIRRMGKSLGNYVGVGEPAQVQFDKTMSLPDEPMREWFELLTDRPGEEIATLLDSAQTRPIDAKKRLGMDIVTFYHGAEVAEQVRGEWERRFSGKQDPTEIPEVTIPQADIVDGSVMASKLLTLTGMVKSNKEGRQKIVEGAVNIGPERVKVTDPVAMIPIVDGMIVRLGSKTIRRIRLGS; translated from the coding sequence ATGGCCATGCTCTCCGTTGAAGAACAACTGGAACGCATTCAACGCGGTGCAGACCAGATTGAACCCTTTGCCGATTTCAAACGAAAATTAGAGCGAAGTGTTGCCACCGGGAAACCGTTGCGGATCAAGTACGGCATTGATCCCACTGGAATTGATGTCCATTTGGGGCACACGGTCCCGTTGCGGAAGTTGCGACTCTTCCAGGAGTTAGGGCACCAGGCGGTGTTGATTATCGGCAACTACACCGCGTTGGTTGGCGACCCCTCCGGACGCGATCAGACCCGAGCGCGACTGACGCAAGAGCAGGTCGAAGCCAATGCCCAAGATTACTTGAAGCAAGTGGCGAAAGTGATTGATATCGAACGAACCGAAGTTCGATATAATGGCGAATGGTTCGGGAAATACTCCTTTCTCGATGTGTTGAGCCTGACCAGCAAAATTACCATCCAGCGAATGTTGGAGCGGGATGATTTCACTAAGCGATTCCGTTCCGAGCCGTCCATTCCCATTTATCTGCATGAGTGTTTGTATCCGCTGATGCAAGGGCAGGATAGCGTCGATATTCAGGCGGATGTTGAACTCGGTGGCAGTGAGCAGCTCTTCAATCTGATGATGGGGCGGCGGTTGCAGCAAGAAGCGGGACAAGAACCGCAGATCTGTTTGACCCTGCCGATTCTCCGTGGCCTCGACGGTATCCGTCGAATGGGGAAGAGTTTAGGGAATTATGTGGGCGTGGGGGAGCCAGCGCAAGTTCAGTTCGACAAGACGATGAGTTTGCCGGATGAGCCGATGCGGGAATGGTTCGAATTATTGACGGATCGTCCTGGCGAGGAGATTGCAACGCTGCTCGACTCGGCACAAACCCGGCCGATTGATGCGAAGAAGCGGCTGGGGATGGACATTGTCACCTTCTACCATGGCGCGGAAGTGGCCGAGCAGGTGCGGGGCGAGTGGGAACGCCGCTTCAGCGGCAAGCAAGACCCCACGGAAATTCCCGAAGTCACGATTCCACAAGCGGATATCGTCGATGGCTCGGTGATGGCGTCGAAGCTCTTGACCCTGACGGGGATGGTGAAAAGTAACAAGGAAGGTCGTCAGAAAATTGTAGAAGGGGCCGTGAATATCGGGCCTGAGCGGGTCAAGGTGACCGATCCAGTGGCGATGATTCCAATTGTGGATGGAATGATTGTGCGACTTGGCAGCAAGACGATTCGCCGAATTCGATTGGGAAGCTGA
- a CDS encoding YraN family protein — MAESSKRLTRYPWWRRWFGRRSERAAAAYLRGLGWAIVAWNEENAGGELDLVAVDDRTIVIVEVRSTEGDDTERTAASVDLSKQQRLTRAALAWLQAKRLLDAPIRFDVLILSWPTGQANPRITHHRHAFEAVGRYQQQA; from the coding sequence ATGGCCGAATCCTCGAAACGCCTGACCCGCTACCCGTGGTGGCGACGTTGGTTTGGCCGTCGCAGCGAACGTGCGGCGGCGGCCTACTTGCGAGGACTCGGCTGGGCAATTGTGGCCTGGAATGAAGAAAATGCCGGGGGCGAACTCGATCTCGTCGCGGTTGACGATCGGACCATCGTGATTGTCGAGGTTCGATCCACCGAGGGCGATGATACCGAGCGCACCGCGGCATCGGTCGACCTTTCGAAGCAGCAGCGGCTCACCCGCGCTGCCCTGGCGTGGCTTCAAGCCAAACGTCTGCTCGATGCCCCTATCCGCTTTGATGTGCTCATCTTAAGTTGGCCGACTGGGCAGGCGAACCCTCGCATCACCCATCATCGTCATGCATTTGAGGCCGTTGGTCGCTATCAGCAACAAGCCTGA
- the rplS gene encoding 50S ribosomal protein L19: protein MKHKLIQQIEDAQKIQVASSRTQAVEKAIASKKGTKLKDTLIPDFQIGDTVDIHQRILEGDKERLQVFSGVVIARKGTGLQETFTVRKIVQGEGVERIFPVCSPRIAMIEVKRSGKVRRAKLYYLRDRVGKATRLKERKPKKKQVVAPAADAPAAPTA from the coding sequence ATGAAACACAAACTCATTCAACAAATCGAAGACGCGCAGAAAATTCAGGTCGCGTCCAGCCGCACGCAAGCGGTTGAGAAAGCCATCGCCTCCAAAAAGGGAACGAAGCTCAAGGATACGCTGATCCCCGATTTCCAAATCGGCGACACCGTCGATATCCATCAGCGGATTCTCGAAGGCGATAAAGAACGTCTGCAAGTGTTCAGCGGTGTCGTGATCGCTCGCAAGGGCACCGGCCTGCAAGAAACCTTCACCGTGCGCAAGATCGTTCAAGGCGAAGGCGTCGAGCGGATCTTCCCGGTCTGCTCCCCGCGAATCGCCATGATCGAAGTCAAGCGCAGCGGCAAGGTCCGTCGCGCCAAGCTGTACTACCTGCGCGATCGCGTTGGTAAGGCGACCCGCTTGAAGGAACGCAAGCCGAAGAAGAAGCAAGTCGTTGCCCCGGCAGCCGATGCGCCGGCAGCGCCGACCGCGTGA
- the trmD gene encoding tRNA (guanosine(37)-N1)-methyltransferase TrmD codes for MRFDVLTLFPDMFPGYLGQSLLKLAIQRGLVSIHLWNIRDWAKGKHHTVDDRPFGGGPGMVLMPEPVIDCVEAVQAMADPPGQVVMLTPAGQRLNQQVVQELATIPRLILLCGRYEGFDDRIRQILQPREISIGDFVCNGGEVPAMMVIDTVIRLVPGVLGDAASAVEESHSQPGQLEYPQYTRPRVYRGLEVPEILLSGDHGAIARWRQQQSDLRSQAMRHPPHAMRRPTSQPPGHAADLSQPTDDASSD; via the coding sequence ATGCGTTTTGATGTGCTGACCCTATTCCCGGATATGTTCCCCGGATATCTCGGCCAGAGCCTGCTGAAACTAGCAATTCAGCGTGGCCTGGTTTCGATTCATTTGTGGAACATCCGCGATTGGGCCAAGGGAAAGCACCACACCGTGGACGATCGCCCATTTGGCGGTGGCCCCGGAATGGTGCTGATGCCCGAACCGGTCATTGACTGCGTGGAAGCCGTCCAAGCCATGGCGGATCCACCCGGTCAGGTGGTCATGCTCACACCAGCGGGGCAGCGACTCAACCAGCAAGTCGTTCAGGAATTGGCAACCATTCCACGGCTGATTTTGCTGTGCGGTCGCTACGAAGGATTTGATGATCGCATTCGCCAAATCCTACAACCGCGTGAGATTTCCATTGGCGATTTCGTCTGCAACGGCGGCGAAGTCCCGGCCATGATGGTGATTGATACCGTCATTCGGCTCGTGCCCGGTGTGCTTGGCGATGCGGCCAGTGCGGTCGAGGAATCCCACAGTCAACCCGGCCAGTTGGAGTACCCGCAATACACGCGACCGCGGGTATATCGGGGCTTGGAAGTGCCCGAAATTTTACTCTCTGGCGATCATGGGGCCATTGCCCGCTGGCGACAACAGCAGTCTGATCTGCGAAGCCAAGCGATGCGGCATCCCCCCCACGCCATGCGACGCCCGACTTCGCAGCCCCCCGGCCACGCAGCGGACCTCTCGCAACCGACCGATGATGCGTCTTCGGACTAA
- the rpsP gene encoding 30S ribosomal protein S16 produces the protein MAVRIRMKQMGRKHRHYYRIVAIDHRQPRDGRVIEDLGSYDPAIADTDSRVTLRPERIKHWLSVGAKPSEHVQVFLDKYMAKFELIEAQAKLEAAKQAATTAS, from the coding sequence GTGGCAGTTCGTATTCGCATGAAGCAGATGGGCCGCAAGCACCGGCACTACTACCGGATCGTGGCCATTGACCATCGCCAACCCCGTGATGGTCGCGTGATCGAAGATTTGGGCAGCTACGATCCGGCAATCGCGGACACCGATAGCCGCGTCACCCTGCGTCCGGAACGCATCAAGCACTGGCTGAGCGTGGGGGCCAAGCCCTCCGAGCATGTCCAAGTGTTCCTGGACAAGTACATGGCCAAGTTTGAGCTGATCGAAGCCCAAGCCAAGCTCGAAGCCGCCAAGCAAGCGGCGACCACGGCCAGCTAA